Below is a genomic region from Nitrospiraceae bacterium.
GCTGCGGGCATGGCCCAAGTGACAATAGTCGTAGACCGTCACCCCGCACACATACATGCGGACAGTCTTCGGAACCAATGGCTCAAACGGCTCCTTCCTACCGGTCAACGTGTTGTAGATCGTTAACATCTGTCGATTACGACTCTAACTTCGGCTGGCGTCTGGGCCAATGCGACCACAAAAAGTAGCCGAGGGCCAAGGCGAGCCCCAGGCCGATTACAATGTCGAATTGGTGAAAATATTCCCGTAACTGATCCCACCGCTCGCCCATCTTCAGGCCGATATAGGCCAAGAGGTAACACCAGGGTAACGCCCCGATAAACGTAAACAGCACGAACCGCGGAAAATTCATCCGTGCCACCCCCGCCGGAAGCGAGATGAAGGTGCGGACCACCGGCAGCATCCGGCTAAAGAAGACGGCAGCTTCTCCATACTTCTGAAACCAACGATCGGCCAGGTCGAGATCTTTCCTTGATACGAGAAAATACGGCCCGTACCGCTCGACAAACGGCCGCCCACCCCAGATCCCGGCATAGTAGGCCGCCACCGATCCCACCACGTTGCCGAGCGCGCCGGCGAGCGTCACGCCCAGCATCGTAAATTGTCCGGTCGTCACCAGGTAGCCGGAGAACGGCATGATGATCTCACTGGGCAGCGGAATGCAGGCACTCTCGATTGCCATCGTCAGGACAATCCCAACATAGCCGAACATCGAAATCGCCGCGATGATGAACCGACTCAGTTCGGTGACGATGGTTTCGATCAGTGCACCCACGAGCTTTCAGCGACCTTTCTTCGACGATTGTCGACGGCTTCTACTGAGACCAGTTCTCTTTCGCTGAAGGAGCGGCTCCCACGATCGAAACTGATCCAACGCACCATAGTGTGTGGTATCGAGATGCATCGGCGTGAGCGAGACGAGACCCTCTGCAATAGCTTCATGATCCGCATCCTTGCTCCGACTCCACGAGACTCGTGTTCCGGCAATCCAAAAGTAGCTCCGTCCGTGAGGATCCACCTTCTCGATAATGGGGTTGTCGAAGCGGCGGCGGCTTAAGCAGGTGACACGAACGCCGCAAACGGATGACAACGCACGATCTGGAACATTCACATTCACTAGCGTTTCATCCGGCAGACCACGTTCGAGGACCAGGCGGGCGATACGGACGGCATAGTGTGCTCCTACCTCGAAACGAAACCGTTCCTGTCCCTCTTGCGAGACGGCGATCGAGGGAATCCCCAGGATCGTCCCTTCCAGCGCGGCGGAGACTGTTCCCGAATACATCACATCGTCACCGAGGTTGACTCCTTTATTGATACCCGACGCGACCAGGGCGGGCGGCTTCGGCATGATCTTCAGCACGGCTAGATTCACACAATCGACGGGTGTCCCGTTCACGGCATAGATGCGCGTGCCCATGTGCTGTACTCGAAGCGGTTTATGCAATGTGACCGCGTGTGCCGCTGCCGTCCGTTCTCGATCGGGCGCCACCACCCACACCTCACCGATTGTCTTCAAGGCCTCGGCCAGTGTGGTCAGACCGGGCGACTGGATTCCGTCATCATTGGTAATCAAAATGCGCATGGCCGGCTCGAACACAAAAAAAGCTGCCCGTGGCAGCTTTTCCCTTCAGGACTAATATCTGAGCACCGAGTGGCAGTGCATCCCTTCCTTCCCAACACTCAGCACTCAGCACTTTATTTATTGGTCGGGGCGAGCCGATTTGAACGGCCGACCACTCGCACCCCAAGCGAGTACGCTACCGGGCTGCGCCACGCCCCGACTCTGTTTCCAACGCTTCGTTGTTGAATGCATTGTCCTCTCGCATGGTAGTGAAATGCAACTTGTGAAATGGGGATACACTGGAGTGCCGCTCACTCAGAATGGGACTCCAACACCTTGAGCATGGCCTGCAAATGACCGCGAAGCCGCTGGGCTACTTCCTTCGGTCTGACTCGTTGTCCAGCAGTCCGGCCGCGTCTTGCCCAATACCGCTTCACCCCTGCGAGCGTGTGGCCCTCATCGTAGAGCATTCGTTTGATTTCCAAGACCGTCTCGACATCACGCCGGACGTACAATCGCTGATTGCCTCGACTTTTCTTTGGTTTCAGGAACGGAAACTCGGATTCCCAGAACCGGAGGACATAGGCTGGAAGCTTGGTGATGTGACTCACCTCACCGATCTTGTAAAAGACCTTACTCCCCAGCCGGGGTTCATTCCCCATGACCGGTCCTCGTGGTGAGAATCACCCCTGCAGACGACGAAGCTATGAATTGACGTACTTCTTGAACACCTGGCTTGGGCGGAAGGTGACCACACGGCGGGGAGTAATGCCGATCTCTTCACCGGTCCGAGGATTTCTGCCTTTTCTTGCACCTTTGCTGCGCACCACAAAATTGCCGAACCCCGCGATCTTCACCGATTCCCCCTTTTTTAACACTGCCTTGAGCATGTTCAGGACGAGCTCGACTATGTCTGCCGCTTCGTTCTTTGAGATGCCGACATGCTTGTAAATTTCGTTTGCGATATCCGCCTTTCTCATGCTCCCTCCCCTACGTCACCCAACTCGAAGCATTCGGCAACCTGATTTCGCATGGCCCGAAAGGGGCCGGTTTCGCTATAAGTTACGTAAGGTTATGTGGTCTGTCAAGGAGAAAGATCAGCTGGGGCGATTCCTTTAAGACCGGTCTCTCGACAGAAGTTTGTATTCAATGCTGTCGGCTAAGGCCTGCCAACTTGCTTCAATGATGTTTCCCGAGACTCCAACAGTCCCCCATTTATCCTTGTGGTCACCCGACTCGATCAACACCCGGACTTTGGATTCAGTTCCCCGATTGGCGGAGAGCACGCGGACTTTATAATCCAACAACTTAACTTCTTTGAGCTCAGGATAAAACTTCTCAAGCGCCTTCCGGAGCGCGTGATCCAAAGCATTGACAGGCCCAGCCCCGACCGCTGCTGCATGCTCCACGACATCGCCGACTTTTACCATCACCGTGGCCTCGGAGAATGACGCCCCGTGGTCTTGTTTTTTCTCTACAATCACGCGGAACCCCAACAAATGAAACGAGGGGATATGGGTTCCCATCGCCTTCCGCATGAGCAGCTCGAATGATCCTTCGGCCCCTTCGAACTGATAGCCTTCGCTCTCACGTTCTTTTAGAGTGTTGATCAGTTCCTGGACTTTCGCATCCTCTTTATTCAGCTTGATCCCGAAGGCTTCCACCTTTTCGAGCAACCCACTGCGACCGGCATAGTCAGATACCAGCACGCGTTGGCGATTGCCTACCATGGTCGGGATCACATGTTCATACGTTGCCGGATTCTTCAACACCGCATGAATATGAACGCCGCCCTTGTGAGCAAACGCAGAGTCTCCCACATAAGGTTGGTGCTTGTTCGGCATGAGATTCGCGATTTCCGTGACGAAACCGGACACCTCTTTCAAGTGATTCAATCGTTCGCCCAAAGCCCGACGCTTCATCTTCAGTTGAAGATTCGGAATGATGGAACAGAGATTCGCATTCCCACAGCGTTCACCGATACCGTTGATAGTGCCTTGCACCTGGACAACACCGGTCTCGATCGCCACTAATGAGTTGGCCACGGCCATTTCGCAGTCATTGTGTGCATGAATCCCGAGCGGCACTGAACATTCTTTCCGAACCTCGTCACAAATCTTTTTCACTTCCCACGGCATCGTTCCACCGTTGGTGTCGCAAAGGATCACGCGCTCGGCTCCCGCTGAGACTGCCTTCCGAATCGTGTTGAGCGCATACCCCGGGTTGGTCTTGTAGCCGTCGAAAAAATGTTCGGCATCATAGAACACACGCCGATTCTTGGATCGCACGTAGGCGATCGAATCGCCGATGAGTTCGAGATTCTTCGCTAACGAAATCCCCAACGCGTCGGTGACGTGCAGTGACCAGGTCTTTCCAAAGAGGGTGATGATCTTGGTTTCGGCATCCAGCAACGCTTGGAGATTGGGATCATGGTGGACAGAGTGGCTGGCTTTTCTTGTCGAACCAAATGCGATCACGGTCGCCTGATGCAATGGAACTGCCTTGATCATCCTGAAGAATTCGATGTCCTTGGGGTTGGCTCCCGGCCATCCGCCTTCGATGAACTGGACGCCGAGATCATCCAGCCGCTGCGCGACTCGCACCTTGTCTTCCGCGGAGAAGGACACATCTTCAGCCTGCGCGCCGTCACGCAACGTTGTGTCATAGATTTCCAACGACGTGGGTCCAACAGGCCGAACCTGGACCTCCGTAGCCGCAGAACGTGGTTGCCGAGCCGATCGTTGTTTGGCGCTTTTCTTGGCCATAAAGAAATCAGGGTAACAGGAGAGGGGAGGGCCTGTCGAGCCTCTCCGGCAAGGGGGCTAACGTTTCCCGGATAAGTCCCGGTCAAGCCCAAACGCCGAATGGAGTGAGCGCATGGCCAACTCCAAATATTTCTCGTCGATCACGCAGGAAATTTTGATCTCCGACGTACTGATCATCATGATATTGACCCCCTCCCGCGACAGGACCTCAAACATCTTAGCCGCAACGCCGGAATGCGACCGCATGCCAACCCCCACCAAGGACACTTTGGCAATGGCTTCGGTCACCGAGACGGATTTAGCATCGATATCCTTGGCCATAGACTGGATCAGCGGTACCGCTTTCTTCAGGTCAGCCCGCGGGATCGTAAATGAGATGTCTGTCAATCCAGCTTGGCTGACGTTCTGAATGATCATATCAACCAGAATGTTCGCCTGTGCGACTGGTCCAAATATTCGGGCGGCGATCCCTGGTTTGTCCGGAACTCCAACGATCGTTACCTTAGCCTGGTTTCGGTCACCGGTCACACCGGAAACGGCGACATCTTCCATCCCTACATCTTCGCGTGTCACGAGCGTCCCCTTTCCTTCCTTAAAGCTCGAGTTGACCTCGACCGGCACGTTGAACTTCGCCGCAAATTCCACCGATCGACTCTGTAGCACCTTCGCACCCAAACTCGCCATCTCGAGCATCTCTTCATAGGAGATTTTATCGATTCGGCCGGCCGCCGGGACGATATTCGGGTCAGAGGTATAGACCCCGTCCACGTCGGTGTAAATGATGCATCGATCGGCCTTGAGTGCAGCAGCCAGTGCGACGGCGGTAAGGTCTGACCCGCCTCTTCCCAGCGTCGTCACATCCGACTCTTCATTGATCCCCTGAAAACCTGCCACGATCGGGATGGTGCCTTTGGTCAATGCTTCGCGAATCCGGTCTGCTTTGACGCGTGTGATGCGCGCCTTGGTATGGGCACTGTCAGTCATGATCCCAACCTGACGTCCGGTATAAGAACGGGCGTGCAGCCCTCGCCCCCGCAACTCCATCGCCAACAAGGCAATCGTGACCCGTTCGCCCGTTGAGAGCAACATGTCGAGCTCTCGATCATCGGGCATCGATGTCACCTCGTTGGCCAATCTAAGCAGTCGATCTGTTTCGCCGCTCATGGCAGAGAGGACAACAACCACGAGATGCCCGTCTTTGTGCGCCTTCTCTACGCAATCAGCCACGCGGCGAATGCGTTCGATAGTTCCCACCGATGTCCCGCCATATTTTTGAACAATCAACGCCATGACGATCAGGACCCTTTGGCAAAGAGTCGAGCAATAAACTTCGTGGCATCCTTGGGGGAAGTTCCTAGCGCTTGGACATGAACCTCGGTCAATCGCTTCCTCCCTCCTGATGTCCCTTTCAGCGTCGAATCCCAATAGACAAACGGGCCAGGTTCGTTCTCTACCTGGCCCGCGTGAACACTTCCATGATCACAGAATACGAGAAGACGAATAGGGCCGAGCTTCTCCAGCCCTCCAACCAGGGGTCCGATGAGATCACGATCGATCGCTTCAATGCCTTGGACCTTCGCTTTGAGATCCGATCCATAGACAACTTCGTCCGACAGTTCGACGTGGACATAGGCGAAGTCGTTCTTGGCCAGCTCTTCCAGGGCCACGGTAGCCTGCGTCCTGAGATCAACCTGAGTCAACCGCGCTGGATCAACCGCGGTCAGCCCTGCGCAGAGCCCAAGCCCCCGGTGGACGTCGCTCGTCGAGACGACAACGCCGGAAATCTGAAATCGCTCTGCGAGGGTCGGCCAGGAAACGGCACGGCCTTCTCCCCAGAGCCACAGACAGTTTGCCGGCTTCCGCCCCGCCTGCCGACGTTCGTCATTGACCGGGTGGTCACGGAAGATGTGTAGGGAGGCCTCCATGAGTTTCCGCAAAATATCGGACCCGTCCCCAGACGGAAGCGCCCCGGCAATCGGATGACCCACCAGCGTCTGAGGGTCGGCACAGACCGCCCTCGGTTTACCATTGACCCAGACCATAACATGCCGATGCCCGGACCCTGGATAGAACTGGATTGTTTCAGACCCCAATTGCTCATTGGCGGCATCGATCAGCTCCCGCGCTTCCTCCGTGCTAATGAGTCCGGCGGTCGCATCATCCATGACCACCTGGGGTCCGAGTTTTTTGATATCGGTCCAGGTTCCCTTGGTTCCCGGCTCCCCCTTGAGCGTGACCATCGTGCAACGATACACCACGTCGTGCTCGGTGACGTTCACCTCCAGACTGACTGCTTCAAAGGGTCCGGGACCCTGATAATATTTCTTGGGGTCATACCCGAGAATGGCTGTGCCTGTGAGCCCGGAGCCATGACGGCCCCCGCCATTGGGAAAAGACAGGAGCCCCAGTTCTCCACTTTGAACCACACGATCGAGATGGGGAGTCGCCGCAACTTGGAGAGGAGTCTTCCCACCCAGTTCCTGCCGAGGGCGGTCGGCAAGCCCGTCGGCATGCAGGATCACATACTTCATCGACAGAGCGCTCGCATCAATCTCTACACATTTAGCAGTCGGGCGACATCCTCCCGCGTCGCCTTCACGGTTTTCGGTTGAACGGACACGCTGATAGCGGTATCGGCATCCTTCAACCCATGGCCGGTCAACGTACACACGACCGTCTCTCCTTCCCGAAGAGCGCCAGCTCGATTCAACTTAGTCACGCCCGCCACCGATGCAGCCGATGCCGGTTCGCAGAAGACCCCTTCGGTCGCTGCCACGGCGGCGTAGGCCTGCAAAATTTCTTCGTCCGTGACCATGTCGATGGCGCCGGACGACTCTTTCACCGCATTCAGCGCCAATTGCCAACTGGCTGGATTGCCGATCCGGATGGCCGTCGCCACGGTTTGCGGATTGTCCACCACATGTCCAAGCACGATCGGTGCGGCTCCAGCCGCTTGAAACCCCATCATCCTCGGCACCTTGGTGACCTGATTCGCGGCTCGATACTCCTGATACCCCTTCCAATAGGCCGTGATGTTTCCGGCATTCCCAACGGGGAGCACGTGGAGGCTCGGCGCGTCTCCAAGTTGATCGCAGACCTCCATGGCCGCGGTCTTCTGGCCTTCGATTCGGAAAGGATTAATGGAATTCACCAGCTCGATGTGCTGCGTCACAGAGAGATCTTTGACGATCGAAAGCGCTTGATCGAAATTGCCTTCGATTTGGATCACTGTCGCGCGGTGCATCATCGCTTGGGAGAGCTTCCCCATCGCGATCTTGCCCGCGGGAATCAAGACATACACGGCCAGCCCGGCTCGAGCTCCGTAGGCGGCAGCAGACGCCGATGTATTCCCCGTCGACGCACACATCACAGCCCGCGCGCCGCTTTCCACCGCTTTCGAGATCGCCATCGTCATGCCGCGGTCCTTGAAAGACCCGGTTGGATTTGCGCCCTCGAATTTCAGATAGAGATCGATGCCTGGAGCAATTTTCTTCGCTAACCGCGTGGCTCTGATGAGGGGGGTGTTGCCTTCGCCTAACGTAGTGATGGGTGTACGTTCCGAAACCGGCAGAAACTTCCGATACTCTTCGATCACCCCACGCCAACGATTCATCGCGTTATTCGTCCTTGCCTTCAACCCGGATCAGGATGGCAGGTGCAGAGATACAGGTCATGCGATTGAATTCCCGTAATGCGGCCTGGACATCCCGTTCCTTGGCCAGGTGGGTTTTGATGACAATCGAGACCGTCTGTCCCGCGCTTCTCCCCTGTTGTAGCATCGACGAAATGCTGATGCTGAACTGGCCGAGCACACCCGCAATCTGCGCCAAGACCCCTGGACGATCCACCACCATGAACCGCAGATAGTAGAGGGAGCTGATCTCGTCCATGGGACGCATTCTCAGTGGACGCCGCTGATTCTGCTGGAATGACGCAGGTGGAATACGCCCGACAGCACCCTTTAGGAGGTTGCGCGCGAGGCTGATGACATCGCTCACGACGGCACTTCCGGCTGGCAAATCACCGGCGCCCCTGCCGTACAACATCACGTCGCCGACCGCATCGCCAACAAGCTGAATCGCGTTGTAGACCCCTTCCACTTTGGCGATCGGCAAGGACGATGCGATCATGGTCGGATGGACGCGTGCCTCGACCTCGCCATCGACGAGCTTTGCGATGCCTAGGAGCTTAATCGTGTACCCGAGTTCCCAGGCGTAGGCGATGTCATGTTGCGTGATGTGCGTGATCCCTTCGGTATAGAGATCCTTGAAGTTGATCGGCGTACCAAAGGCCAGGTTGGCGAGGATAGACAGCTTATGCGCCGAATCGATACCTGCGACATCGAAGGTCGGATCGGCTTCTGCATAACCGGCCCGTTGGGCTTCTGCTAAGACAGCCTCGAATCCCTGCTTCTCATTGGTCATACGAGAAAGAATGTAGTTCGATGTCCCGTTGATGATTCCGTAAATAGACTGGATCGCGTTGGCCGCCAGTCCCTCTGTCAACGCGTGGATGACGGGAATTCCTCCCCCGACGCTGGCTTCAAAGCCGAGATCCACTCCGTGGCGCACCGCTGCCGCGAAGATGTCTTCACCATGGAGCGCCAGCAATGCCTTGTTCGCTGTCACCACCTGTTTCCCCGCAGCCATGGCATCCAGGATCAGCCGTTTGGCCGTATCACAGCCTCCGATTAATTCGATCACGATATCGACGGCAGGGTCGGTGAGGACCTGTTTCGCATCGGTGGTCAACATTTCAGCGGGTACATGAACACCTCGATCACGAGTGATATCGAGATCGGCAATCCGGATGAGTTTGACTGGTACACCAACGCGACGTTGGATCAATCCGGCATTCTCCAACAGAATCTTGGCGACGCCGCTTCCGACCGTACCGAACCCAATGAGCCCAACACCGATGCTCGACTTCATTCTTCGGCTCCCTCCAGCTTGAGGGCTTTACGAATTCCACGGACTGCCTGTCTAGTACGGTGCTCGTTCTCGACCAGTGCGAACCGCACGTACTCATCGCCCCCTTCTCCAAACCCGATTCCGGGAGAGACAGCCACTTTCGCCTCGCGCAGCAGGAGCTTAGAAAACTCCAGCGATCCCATGTGGCGATAGGGAAGCGGAATCCTGGCCCATACGAACATTGTCGCCAGCGGTTTTGCGACATGCCAGCCAATTCGGTTCAAGCCGCTGACCAACACATCCCGTCGTTTTTGATACCGGAGAACGGTTTCTTTGACACAATCCTGAGGCCCGTTTAGCGCAATGACGCTGGCGATCTGCAGCGGTTGAAAAATGCCGTAATCCAGGTAGCTCTTGATCTTGGCCAGCGCGCCGACCACTTCGCGATTGCCGACACAGAATCCCACGCGCCATCCAGGCATATTGTACGCCTTCGAGAGGGTATAGAACTCGACGCCGACATCCTTTGCGCCAGGGATTTGGAGAAAACTTGGCGCCCTGTACCCATCAAACACGATATCCGCATAAGCGAGATCGTGGATGACGATTACCTGGTGTTCTTTTGCAAAGGCGACAATCTTCTTGAAAAATTCCAGATCGACTACCGCCGTGGTCGGATTGTGCGGGAAATTGATGACCAGAATCTTGGGTCTAGGGAATGTCTGCCGATAGACACGCTGGAGATCATCGAAGAAGTCACTATCCGGGCGCAGCTCGATGCCGCGGACTTCCCCACCCGCGATGATAAAACTATACATGTGGATGGGATAGGTGGGCGTAGGAGTCAGGACGACATCGCCTGGTCCGATCATTGCCAACGATAAGTGCGCCAGCCCTTCCTTGGAGCCAATGGTCACGATGGCTTCGCTCTCGGGATCGAGATCAACGTCGTAGTTCCGTTTGTACCAGGCCGCGATTGCGTGCCGAAGCTTCGTGATCCCACGGGACGCCGAGTAACGGTGATTCTTGCCCTTTCGCGCCGCCTCGATCATCTTGTCGACGATGTGAGGGGGCGTCGGTTGATCGGGATTACCCATCCCGAAGTCGATGATGTCTTCGCCACGATGCCGGGCATCAAGCTTCAGGCTCTGGACCTGAGCAAAAACATACGGCGGCAGCCGTTTAATTCGGTAAAACCCGTCTCCGATTCCCATCTTTGTCTCGTACCTCTACCCGATCGGGACCTGACAGCAAAAATCCCCCCTCCTTCTACAGCGCCATATTCTAATTGTGCAGAACGAGTCGAGTCAAATTATGTTGTGATTCTGTGGGGTTCCGCGTGCAGTCCAACCAATAGTCCTTCCCCCAATTTGGCGACCGTGGCGTGTCTTCTCCGGTCCTTGCCGACCCAGTCTATTTCTGTTACAACAGCAACGCCTTTCACGTTTTTCCTTCACGTTAGGATCTCCTGGGTTCGCACTCCTCAGAGGGGAGGCTTCGTGCCACGGCTTGGGGTCAATATCGATCATGTCGCGACCTTGCGGCAGGCCCGAGGGGGAAACGACCCGGACCCCTTGGCGGCAGCGGTGCTCGTGGAGTTGGCCGGCGCTGACGGGATTGTAGTCCATCTTCGCGAAGACCGTCGTCACATCCAGGACAAAGATCTCCAACTCCTTCGAGAGTTGATTCGAACCAAGCTCGATCTGGAAATGGCTGCAGACGAAGCCATGGCGAAAATCGCGCTGATGATTAAACCAGACATGGTTACGCTGGTCCCTGAACATCGTCAGGAACTCACCACCGAAGGCGGGCTGGACGTGGCCAGTCACAAGGACCGCATCAACCAAGTCGTGAAGATGCTTCACGACGGCGGCATTCCCGTCAGTCTTTTCATCGAACCAGATCTTGCGCAGATCAAGGCGGCTCATAAGATCTCCACCGATTTCGTTGAGTTGCACACCGGTCGATATGCCAACGCGAAACGGTCTAAAGAAGCTGACGCTGAATTCGAGGCCATCAGCCAATCGGCGAAGTTGGCTTACAAACTGGGCATTGGAGTAAATGCAGGACATGGCTTGAATTACCGTAATGTCAAGCGGTTAACGATGATCCCCGAAATCGTCGAGTACAACATAGGCCACAGCATCATCGCGAGAGCCGTACTCGTCGGCTTAGATCAAGCCGTCCGTGAAATGAAAGTGCTGATCGGCTGAGTTTCGCAACAACGAAGCGCCGCCGTCCGCACAAAACACCGGTCAGTTGTCCTGCCATGACACGACTGTGGATGAAAGACTTCCTCCTCCACTCCTCGGCAACTCAATACATGAGGCCCTTCTCACACGGATGATGAGCCTTTCATGAAACTCGTCACTGCGGCACAGATGCAGACCCTTGATCGTCGAACCATCACGGAGGCGCATGTGCCAAGTTCTACTCTGATGGAGCGGGCCGGCCAAGGAGTCGTATCCCAACTCGAAGAACAGTACGGACCCATTCGCGGGAAAACCGTCACAATCTTTTGTGGCAAGGGCAACAATGGAGGTGACGGACTCGTGGTTGCGCGGCTGCTCCGCCGACGGCATGCGTTGGTGCATGTGTTCATGCTGGCTCCTCTTACCGATCTGAGTCGCGACGCGGCAGTCATGTACCGTCGACTCGTTCGACTTGCAGGGCGTTCTTCTATTAAGCCCTGGCGCTCTGGAGATCAGGCCCGCAGCTTGCTGGCCTCCAGCGACTTTGTCATCGACGCCCTTCTCGGAACCGGAATATCCTCAGAGGTCAGTGGG
It encodes:
- a CDS encoding pyridoxine 5'-phosphate synthase, with the translated sequence MPRLGVNIDHVATLRQARGGNDPDPLAAAVLVELAGADGIVVHLREDRRHIQDKDLQLLRELIRTKLDLEMAADEAMAKIALMIKPDMVTLVPEHRQELTTEGGLDVASHKDRINQVVKMLHDGGIPVSLFIEPDLAQIKAAHKISTDFVELHTGRYANAKRSKEADAEFEAISQSAKLAYKLGIGVNAGHGLNYRNVKRLTMIPEIVEYNIGHSIIARAVLVGLDQAVREMKVLIG